In Halorhabdus rudnickae, the following proteins share a genomic window:
- a CDS encoding LLM class flavin-dependent oxidoreductase, whose translation MDLSLVDLSPVPDDGAASDAYENTVAAARQAEELGYDRFWVAEHHAMGDTLAGTTPEVLLGNLAAETASIRLGSGAVLLNHYSPYKVAEVFGALDGLAPGRIDAGLGRANGSPAADRALGTDRRVENPDEDHTEKIKAVISHLYEEYPDDHPYSDLEIPRSGEEPPVPWVLGSSPSSAKIAGKLGLRYCFAAFIRPGFATRAFETYREHFEPSTLGGGLEAPDGMVAVNAIAAETDEKAARKRAVAEASFQRMARGVVGSTPSVADAIEELGGVPDPTPATLDDGEWPRAISGSPETLAGLFEQLTDRVGVEEVMVQQVVADHDDALRSHELIADGIGLDSR comes from the coding sequence ATGGATCTCTCACTTGTCGATCTCTCGCCAGTCCCCGACGACGGGGCTGCCAGCGACGCCTACGAGAACACGGTCGCCGCCGCACGGCAGGCCGAGGAACTCGGCTACGACCGGTTCTGGGTAGCCGAACATCACGCGATGGGCGATACCCTTGCGGGAACCACGCCCGAAGTGCTGCTGGGGAACCTCGCCGCCGAAACAGCGTCGATCAGGCTGGGATCGGGTGCCGTCCTGCTCAACCACTACAGCCCCTACAAAGTCGCCGAAGTATTCGGCGCACTGGACGGTCTCGCGCCGGGCCGTATCGACGCCGGCCTGGGCCGGGCGAACGGCTCGCCGGCCGCCGATCGCGCGCTGGGAACCGATCGCCGCGTCGAGAACCCGGACGAGGATCACACGGAGAAAATCAAAGCCGTCATCTCCCACCTCTATGAGGAGTATCCTGACGATCACCCCTACAGCGACCTCGAAATTCCCCGATCCGGCGAGGAACCGCCGGTCCCGTGGGTGCTCGGATCGAGTCCCTCCAGCGCGAAGATTGCCGGAAAACTCGGCCTGCGGTACTGTTTCGCGGCGTTCATCCGGCCGGGATTTGCGACCCGGGCCTTCGAGACCTACCGCGAGCACTTCGAACCCTCGACACTCGGCGGGGGCCTCGAGGCACCCGACGGGATGGTCGCGGTCAACGCGATCGCCGCCGAAACCGACGAGAAGGCAGCACGCAAGCGGGCGGTCGCCGAGGCGTCCTTCCAGCGGATGGCACGCGGCGTCGTCGGCTCGACGCCCTCGGTCGCGGACGCCATCGAGGAACTCGGCGGCGTTCCCGACCCGACGCCGGCCACGCTCGATGACGGGGAGTGGCCGCGGGCGATCTCGGGAAGCCCGGAGACGCTGGCGGGACTGTTCGAGCAACTCACGGATCGGGTGGGCGTCGAGGAGGTAATGGTCCAGCAGGTCGTCGCCGACCACGACGACGCGCTTCGCTCCCACGAACTCATCGCCGACGGCATTGGACTCGACTCTCGGTGA
- the larE gene encoding ATP-dependent sacrificial sulfur transferase LarE, giving the protein MDSSQRPVTEKLAAARADLADRDGVLIAFSGGVDSSVVAAIAAEALGEDAVACTARSETLPEAELQEAERVAAEIGIRHDVVTFSELDSEDFVENDGDRCYHCRSMRLSAMFDRARELGIETVCDGTNASDPGAGHRPGLQAVEELDAYSPLLEHDITKAEVREIARHYDLSVADKPSMACLSSRIPTGLEVTEEKLTRIEKAERVLRTWGFEQFRVRDHKGIARIEVGEEELEAALDPEFVRAAREHIGDLGFEHVTLDLEGYRTGSVSPAREDERSEPSNRGSGETASSEVDRRETSDTAGDIFSAEYPTTQNQ; this is encoded by the coding sequence ATGGACTCCAGTCAGCGGCCCGTCACCGAGAAACTCGCGGCGGCCCGTGCCGACCTGGCCGACCGTGACGGTGTCCTGATCGCCTTTTCGGGCGGCGTCGACTCCAGCGTCGTCGCTGCGATCGCCGCCGAGGCCCTCGGCGAGGACGCCGTCGCCTGCACGGCCAGAAGCGAGACGCTTCCCGAGGCCGAACTGCAGGAGGCCGAGCGCGTGGCGGCGGAGATCGGGATTCGCCACGACGTCGTGACGTTCTCGGAACTCGACAGCGAGGACTTCGTCGAAAACGACGGCGACCGGTGCTATCACTGCCGGTCAATGCGTCTCTCGGCGATGTTCGACCGCGCGCGCGAACTCGGCATCGAAACCGTCTGTGACGGCACGAACGCCTCCGATCCCGGCGCGGGACACCGTCCCGGATTGCAGGCCGTCGAGGAACTGGACGCCTATTCGCCGCTGCTCGAACACGACATCACGAAAGCAGAGGTCCGTGAAATCGCCCGCCACTACGACCTCTCCGTGGCCGACAAACCGTCGATGGCGTGCCTGTCCTCACGTATTCCCACTGGACTCGAAGTGACCGAAGAGAAACTCACACGCATCGAGAAGGCCGAACGCGTCCTCCGGACCTGGGGCTTCGAGCAGTTCCGCGTCCGCGATCACAAAGGCATCGCCCGGATCGAGGTCGGCGAGGAAGAACTCGAGGCGGCCCTCGACCCGGAGTTCGTCCGCGCCGCTCGTGAACACATCGGCGACCTCGGTTTCGAACATGTCACGCTCGACCTCGAGGGGTACCGGACGGGCAGCGTCAGCCCGGCACGGGAGGACGAACGGAGTGAGCCCTCGAATCGAGGGAGCGGTGAAACCGCGAGCAGCGAGGTCGACCGCAGAGAGACTTCCGACACCGCTGGGGACATCTTTTCGGCGGAGTATCCGACGACTCAAAATCAGTAG
- a CDS encoding twin-arginine translocase subunit TatC: MTDGDGSGDRDEDVETPGEGSEGAAESEGDVANEPTNANASDSGEGDGEPDESGSDRPVDSNEEQPDGTETDGDCDGNDDEETVPDSDERTTDGDITDGEVEVAEDSPEPAENDGERAVAEDSPEPAEDDDERSGEESGESADDEAQDRGDGDGKHGADEDGQGEATEAEKSIERLQERYDEEGAGEWDPNDPNMEAGGGSYTDSDDDGDADGGNEADADDTSGDGETGPDDGAESGETDAEGASNDGEGSVQEGPGDRDPSGERATGATPVVGAEEEHAPDDEEMPLADHVEEMVRRLGVVLVLMAGVSAVIFPFGEQIINVIWYSFLPGTYQLCPTTSHVPTDPARVLTAAMVDIGAGPGVAMAEGATIKPACPRVYQPLATIFARFKVATLAGFVVALPAFVYETYLFMRPGLYPRERRYYLAAVPTSLVLATIGIAFAYLLVLPAIFTYFLYYSEGAADIAFGLTQTFDLMVLMMGFFAAIFQIPLFIMLAIMMGVTSRQWLADRRLLFWAAFAGIAFIFNPDPTGMAPFIVAATMIALFEGTLLLLSWTGSEGLLPSPDAVAARRPYAWILAGVAGYLASDAPLPEGYYDQLPGLLRGFIEGNDLLGMTPIVVGGLLIAVYEATVFLLRRYLPVGSWRRKLFSGRVSLFRLRSPVWIVSLVIGYLASPNPFLLDRAGAVGLAPIEAGALTVGLIVAFEALLALWKFRRPDEDERLPLER, encoded by the coding sequence ATGACCGACGGCGACGGCTCCGGGGACCGCGACGAGGACGTCGAGACCCCTGGGGAAGGGTCGGAGGGGGCCGCCGAATCCGAGGGGGACGTCGCCAACGAGCCGACGAATGCGAATGCATCCGATTCCGGTGAGGGCGACGGTGAACCCGACGAGAGCGGCAGTGACCGTCCCGTCGACTCGAACGAAGAACAGCCGGACGGAACGGAAACTGACGGGGATTGCGACGGGAACGACGACGAAGAGACGGTTCCAGACAGCGACGAAAGGACGACCGATGGGGATATCACAGACGGTGAAGTGGAAGTTGCAGAGGACAGTCCAGAGCCAGCCGAAAACGACGGTGAAAGAGCGGTTGCAGAGGACAGTCCAGAGCCAGCCGAAGACGACGATGAGCGATCGGGTGAAGAGAGCGGAGAAAGTGCGGACGACGAGGCCCAAGATCGGGGGGACGGGGACGGGAAACATGGTGCGGACGAAGACGGCCAGGGGGAGGCGACCGAGGCCGAGAAGAGCATCGAGCGACTCCAGGAGCGGTACGATGAGGAAGGCGCCGGCGAATGGGATCCGAACGATCCCAACATGGAGGCAGGCGGTGGCTCCTACACGGACAGCGACGATGACGGGGATGCGGATGGCGGCAACGAGGCCGACGCCGACGACACCAGCGGGGACGGAGAGACCGGCCCCGACGACGGGGCCGAGAGTGGCGAAACGGACGCCGAGGGGGCGAGCAACGACGGCGAAGGCAGTGTCCAAGAAGGTCCGGGCGATCGCGACCCTAGTGGCGAGAGAGCGACCGGAGCAACACCGGTAGTCGGGGCTGAAGAGGAACACGCGCCGGATGACGAAGAGATGCCTCTGGCGGACCACGTCGAGGAGATGGTCCGTCGACTGGGCGTCGTCCTCGTGTTGATGGCCGGCGTGAGTGCGGTGATCTTCCCGTTCGGCGAGCAGATCATCAACGTGATCTGGTACTCGTTCCTGCCGGGCACCTACCAACTGTGCCCGACGACGAGCCACGTCCCCACCGATCCCGCCAGGGTGCTCACCGCCGCGATGGTCGACATCGGGGCGGGCCCCGGCGTCGCGATGGCCGAGGGGGCGACGATCAAACCGGCCTGTCCGCGCGTTTACCAGCCCCTAGCGACAATATTCGCCCGTTTCAAGGTGGCAACGCTGGCTGGGTTCGTCGTCGCGCTGCCGGCGTTCGTCTACGAGACGTACCTGTTCATGCGTCCCGGTCTCTACCCCCGAGAGCGCCGGTACTACCTCGCCGCAGTGCCGACCAGCCTGGTTCTGGCGACAATCGGGATCGCTTTCGCGTACCTGCTCGTCCTGCCGGCGATCTTCACGTACTTCCTGTACTACTCGGAAGGTGCGGCCGACATTGCCTTCGGCCTGACCCAGACCTTCGACCTGATGGTCCTGATGATGGGCTTTTTCGCCGCGATCTTCCAGATCCCGCTTTTCATCATGCTCGCGATCATGATGGGCGTCACCTCCCGACAGTGGCTGGCCGACCGCCGGTTGCTGTTCTGGGCGGCCTTCGCCGGGATCGCGTTCATCTTCAATCCCGATCCGACCGGGATGGCACCGTTCATCGTCGCGGCGACGATGATCGCGCTGTTCGAGGGGACGCTACTGCTGCTGTCCTGGACGGGTAGCGAGGGACTGCTTCCCTCCCCGGACGCTGTGGCTGCCCGCCGGCCGTACGCCTGGATACTTGCCGGTGTGGCCGGCTACCTCGCCAGCGACGCGCCGCTTCCCGAGGGGTACTACGACCAGCTCCCCGGCTTGCTCCGTGGATTCATCGAGGGGAACGACCTGCTCGGGATGACGCCGATAGTCGTGGGCGGACTGCTCATCGCCGTCTACGAGGCGACCGTGTTCCTGCTCCGGCGGTACCTCCCTGTGGGATCGTGGCGCCGGAAACTGTTCTCCGGCCGCGTGTCGCTGTTCCGCCTCCGTTCGCCAGTCTGGATCGTCTCGCTGGTGATCGGCTATCTCGCCAGTCCGAACCCGTTCCTGCTGGATCGGGCCGGGGCTGTCGGGCTCGCCCCCATCGAGGCAGGGGCACTGACGGTCGGCCTGATCGTCGCCTTCGAGGCCCTGTTGGCGCTATGGAAGTTCCGCAGACCGGACGAAGACGAACGATTGCCGCTCGAACGGTGA